In one Halichondria panicea chromosome 4, odHalPani1.1, whole genome shotgun sequence genomic region, the following are encoded:
- the LOC135334625 gene encoding uncharacterized protein LOC135334625 produces the protein MQGIPHNVASTMASILYQPEQLVQDPRPVWRPSDTHPYHQHPLVRTSTDHRGHWVCHICSTGPTAKVPSVLPYLEDPVDPSSSSVTFSCPQCRLDVCSSCFHGHLHPFHTHRLRRAKPELVYKSTEGLWRCDGCTSVHPSQVINHHCSQCEVDLCGDCFSGFLKHPLHSQHSLTPVDPTILYRMNLSWTCDNCNSTFNSTNKTVFYHCHLCQFDLCKTCFHGNKHPLHAHPLQKCDPRSVYPQSEGLWYCDNCTRNNPRGQQRALPPQAIMYHCAQCEYDLCEPCFKAKPMSTLSTHQSRVHEPLTQPNKQPTVYDQTATGVTPKPPMSYELGSQGPLFTTTTSMLCLVCSRRAATHIFSHGGRRCSMVALVCGGCGEDVLLDKRLCPYCRELPDNVERLH, from the exons ATGCAGGGAATTCCCCACAATGTCGCGTCAACAATGGCCAGCATACTATATCAGCCTGAGCAGCTAGTACAAGACCCACGGCCAGTGTGGCGACCGTCTGACACTCACCCCTACCACCAGCACCCTCTAGTCAGAACCAGCACTGACCACAGAGGACACTGGGTCTGTCACATCTGCTCAACTGGCCCCACTGCTAAAG tccccTCCGTGCTGCCGTATCTAGAGGACCCAGTCGACCCCTCCTCATCATCAGTGACTTTTTCCTGCCCTCAGTGTCGACTAGACGTCTGCTCCAGTTGTTTCCACGGTCACTTGCATCCCTTCCACACTCATCGACTACGCAGAGCTAAACCAGAGCTAGTGTACAAGAGCACAGAGGGACTGTGGCGATGCGATGGATGCACTTCAGTACATCCCTCACAAGTTATCAACCATCACTGTAGTCAGTGTGAGGTGGACCTGTGTGGAGACTGCTTCTCAGGCTTTCTGAAACACCCACTACACTCACAGCACTCCCTCACACCCGTGGACCCGACCATACTCTATAGAATGAATCTATCATGGACCTGTGACAACTGTAACAGCACATTCAATAGCACGAACAAAACAGTATTCTATCATTGTCATCTTTGTCAGTTTGATCTCTGCAAGACGTGTTTCCACGGTAACAAGCACCCCCTCCACGCCCACCCCCTACAGAAGTGTGACCCGAGATCCGTGTACCCTCAGAGCGAAGGACTATGGTATTGTGATAACTGTACGCGCAATAATCCCAGGGGTCAACAAAGGGCACTGCCCCCTCAAGCAATCATGTATCACTGTGCCCAGTGCGAGTACGACCTCTGTGAACCCTGCTTCAAGGCAAAGCCCATGAGTACATTATCAACACACCAGTCAAGAGTACACGAACCCCTCACTCAGCCTAACAAGCAGCCTACAGTCTACGATCAAACTGCTACGGGGGTAACGCCTAAGCCACCTATGAGTTATGAGCTAGGAAGTCAAGGGCCTTTGTTCACTACTACTACGTCTATGCTGTGTCTAGTGTGTTCACGACGTGCAGCTACTCACATCTTCAGTCATGGTGGTCGCAGGTGTTCAATGGTGGCACtcgtgtgtggtgggtgtggggaAGATGTCCTGTTAGATAAGAGACTGTGCCCGTATTGCAGGGAGCTGCCTGATAATGTTGAGAGGCTACACTAG
- the LOC135334622 gene encoding DNA methyltransferase 1-associated protein 1-like yields the protein MDSVREMLGPGDPGTPGPGATHQQSPSGGIKVEPSKLRKADSKPRSQRLSREVYALLYSDNKSGGGLTNPLVPTDTGSGYRQPRARLGRKHVRQWKRSEFTNSAREDGLVLSHWARAADEGKPYPFAKFNKGLDTPTYTEEEYTTHLSEIGWSKEETDHLFELCQRFDNRFVIVHDRFDADKFAKRSVEDMKERYYSVTNRLTKVRSPGCDEGQLIAYDAPHETKRKIQLEKLLGRTSEEVAEEDRLMEEMKKIELRKRERERKQQDLQKLISAAEQNTDGTRKSSTKKATPSVTKKIRSMGTPGQTKVEGSSVFKSYDKNSGVSLRSSKLKTPMSLGQKKSKAIEQLLEDLGVPLRPIPTEQICVQFNDLRNDMLLLLDLKAACDVCEFDLQSLKHRYEGLPPDQQAKVTLPDMVPMSTIKRPLSSSLIIDVVSSAASSGQRKRRLAALDSVIKKQRKN from the exons ATGGACAGTGTCAGGGAGATGTTAGGTCCTGGTGACCCAGGGACCCCTGGGCCCGGGGCTACCCATCAACAGAGTCCCTCTGGAGGGATAAAG GTCGAACCATCCAAGCTTCGTAAGGCTGACTCTAAACCTCGCTCTCAGAGACTGAGTCGAGAAGTCTATGCTCTCCTGTACTCTGACAACAAGAGTGGAGGGGGACTAACGAACCCGCTGGTTCCCACGGATACGGGGTCGGGATATCGACAGCCACGTGCTCGATTGGGTCGCAAACATGTTCGCCAATGgaagaggtcagagttcaccaACAGTGCCAGAGAG GATGGACTAGTGTTATCCCATTGGGCACGTGCTGCGGACGAGGGGAAGCCATACCCATTTGCCAAGTTCAACAAGGgactggacacacccacttacaCCGAGGAGGAGTATACC actCACCTGAGTGAGATTGGCTGGAGTAAGGAGGAAACGGACCATCTATTCGAGTTATGTCAGAGGTTTGATAATCGGTTTGTTATTGTTCACGATCGATTTGATGCTGACAAGTTCGCCAAGAGGTCAGTGGAGGATATGAAGGAACGCTACTACAGTGTCACCAACAGACTCACCAAG GTACGCTCCCCTGGCTGTGATGAAGGACAACTGATTGCCTACGATGCTCCACACGAGACAAAGAGAAAAATTCAACTGGAAAAACTGTTGGGGAG GACATCTGAGGAGGTGGCTGAAGAAGATCGACTGATGGAAGAAATGAAGAAAATAGAACTAAggaagagagagagggagaggaaGCAACAAGACCTCCAGAAGCTCATCTCAGCAGCTGAACAGAACACTGACGG GACTAGGAAATCTTCTACTAAGAAGGCCACACCCAGTGTCACTAAGAAAATAAGAAGCATGGGTACCCCTGGACAAACAAAG GTTGAGGGATCATCAGTGTTCAAATCATATGACAAAAATAGCGGAGTTTCTCTGAGGAGCAGTAAG CTCAAGACGCCCATGTCCTTGGGTCAGAAGAAGAGCAAGGCTATCGAGCAGCTACTGGAGGACCTTGGTGTTCCCTTGAGACCCATACCCACTGAACAAATATGTGTCCAGTTCAACGATCTACGGAATGACATGCTCCTCTTGCTAGACCTCAAGGCCgcctgtgatgtgtgtgagttTGACCTCCAGTCTCTCAAGCATCGCTACGAGGGACTCCCCCCTGATCAGCAGGCAAAGGTCACTCTGCCAG ATATGGTGCCTATGTCCACAATAAAAAGA CCTCTGTCTTCCAGCCTTATTATTGATG